TACAACGACGATCTCACCGCGCAGTTTGAAGCAGAGGAAATGTTCGATGAACTCACGCAGTACCGCATCGACGTCGAAGTGTACGGCGACCGCAAGGTCAACGGGCAGTGGATACGCATCAAGGAATGCCAGGACTGTGAGAAGGATTACGTGGAAACCGAGACCGTGAATTTCACCACGGACAAAGCGCCTGAGAATTTCCGCAACGATCTGATCATCGAGACCGTGCCTGGACGCATGCAGCGCTACTTCCCAAAAGGCTCGACGGCGCAGGGCTTCATCAACTTCAAGCAGTATCCCTCGAACATCCCGCAGCTGCAGCCTGAGGATCCCGACTTCAAGTACAGCTATGTCGCCCGTTTCCAGGAAGTGAAATCCGGCAGCGAAGTGATTGGTACGACACCGATTCAGTGGGAGAACTCGGGAAGCTTCAAGGGTGTGAAATTCGGGCTCCCGTCACTCAAGCCCACGACACTGTACATCATCCAGATCGTGCGCAAGCGCGTGCCGAAAGGCGGTGGCGGCATGGTCAACAACATGAACATCAAGAGCAACGAACAGCAGAAGTCCGGCTCCAACTTTGAACAGAAGAAGTCGCCACAGTACCTCGGCAAGGGACAGTGGATGAAAGTGCGCCGATCGCGCTTCAACGCGATTCGTCTCGCGGACAACGAGTTCCTCGTCTACCAGCTTGCTTTCAAGACCAGCAAGTATCACACGTACGACAGCAAGCTGAAAGACTTCTACGACACGGTCGATAAGATGGAGCGTCGCTCGAGCAATCAGAACAGTCTCGCGTATAATTCCCTGGAAATCAGATTCAAGGGGGATGAGGCGTTCGATCCGTACGACATCAACGAGTACTCGTACAAGAAGGGCTCGATCACGCATTATGTGGAGCCTGCATTCAAGGCCGAGGCAAAGAATATCGAGGGCGGGAATCAGCCCTGGTGGGCATGGCTGCGGAACAAGTACTTCGAGTACAGCATGGACGATCAGTACATCAATTCCGTGTACATCAACTCGGATATGATGGGGCAGGGACTCAATCCCCGCACCCGCCGCGAGTATCCGAGCGCGGGCGCCTATCGGCCGGGAAGCCGCATCACGCATGACACCAGGCTGTCACAGGTGAAATTCCCGCTCTGGGCTACAGATCTCCGCTACACGGGCTCCGGTCCCAGCAACAAGCTCACCAACCAGGAAATCAACGCCGTGTACTGGAAGGATTATGTTCCACCCTCGCAGGGCAAGAGCATTGCCTCCAAGCTCAATTTCAAGACAGCAAAGGTGGTCAAGCTCAATCCCATGCTCAACATGGGCAACATGAACATCAAGCAGAACGAATTCCACTACCTGGTGCTGCGATATGACGTCCCTGCCGTGATCATGCGTGACCGCGATCTGATTGTGGACGAACTGATATACCGCTATAACACCAGCCTCATGCAGCATCCGCCATTCTGGAGCTTCATGAAGTACAACTGTCCCCCCGACATCGCAGACGATCTCGGCGTACAGAACCCGAATCACTGGTCGATGCGTTTCGGAAACGGGACGAAGATTCCCATAACGTTCCACGTGCGTGGCAAGAACTACGGAACCGACAGAACATATAATTTTAATCCTTGATCGATGATGGATATGCGAACACCATGCTGCGCAGGCAGCCTACGAAAAACATTCACCATTCTTTTTCTCGCCATGCTCGGTGTAGCTTCTCCGCTGCATGCACAGGCGCAGGACGCCGACAGTGCGGCCACCTTCACGATGAAGCTCATTGCGCAGGGGACCCCGGATTCCGTCGTCCTTCGCTGGGGCTTTGAAGACTATCCCGTCTGGAAGGCTGCGGGGCGTGCAGGATTCGTCATCGAGCGCGCGGAGATTCGCAGCGACCAGAAGAACCCGAAGGAATTCGTGTGGCAGCGCCTGACGCCGGCAGCACTGCATCCCTTCAGTGTCGTGGAGTGGAAGGGGCGCTATGCGCCGCAGGATTCGCTCGCAGGAGCGGCCGTGCAGGCACTGCATGGACAAAGTGTGGTCACGAGTTCCGATCCCTTCGGATCCATCGTCGAGCTGCACATGCAGCAGGAGAACCTCATGGGCTTTGCTCTTCTTCTGGCGGACATGCGGGCGGACCTGGCTGATGGACTTGGACTCCGCTACGTTGATCGCGACGTGCAGGCCGGGAAGGGATACATGTACCGCCTCAGTGTCGCACAGGTACTCCCCGACTTCCCGCTCGACACCGCTGTTGCCATCGCGGTGACACGAACGCCCGAAGCGCTGCCTGCGATCCAGTCCCTCACTGCGGAAGAAGGGGAGAAGCAGGTCGTTCTGCGCTGGGATCGTTATGAGCACCTGGAGAGAACATACGGGGGATATTTCATTGAGGAATCCACCGATGGAGGCGTGAACTTTGCTCCGCGGAATGATATTCCCTTCATGCCCGTCTCGCGTGACGGGGAAGACCCCGTACCGACCGTGCAGTACAGCATCCATCTCGATCGTAACTACGCTCCCGTGCATTACCGCATTCGCGGCATGACTGCTTTTGGTCAGCTCTCGCCGCCAGGCAAAGAATTACTCGCCATGGGGAGGGACAAAACCGCGCCAAAGCAGCCAGCCATTCAGCCGCATGAAATCGTGGACGACAAATCAGTACTGCTGCGCTGGGAAATTCGCGGCGACGCAGACCCGGATCTCGATGGTTTCCTGATTGCGAAAAGCGTATCGCCGGAAGGACCGTTCGATGCGGTCAGCGATCTTCTCCCGGTGACAGACCGCAGCTATATCGATGTGGACGTGAACAATCTCCCGGCACATTACTACGTGGTTTCCGCCGTGGATACTGCGGGCAACAGCCGGATGTCCGCCCCGGTACTCGCGCTCTTTCCCGACTCGATTCCCCCCGCGATTCCGCAGGGACTGCATGCGAGCATCGACTCAAGTGGCGTCGTGCGCCTCGAGTGGACCGCGAACGAGGAGATCGATCTGCAGGGATATCGCGTGTTCTATGCAAACGACCCCACGCATGAGTTCCAGCAGCTGACGAGACAGATTTCACAGGACACCGCCTTCGTCGATACGCTTACGCTGAAAACGCTGTCCGAAGAAATCTACTACAAGGTCACGGCACTGGATTACAACTTCAATCACTCGCCCTTCACCGAAGCACTGATGGTGGAGAAACCCGACATCGTCCCGCCTTCGGCACCGTTGATTCATGACATCGAGAGCATGGAAAACGGGGTGCGCATTTCCTGGCATCGCAGTCCCACCTCCGACGCCGCCGACCACATCATCGTTCGCCGCGAGCGCGGGAGCGAAGAGTGGACGCGCATGGACTCCCTCATCAGTCCCGCAATCACTTCCTTCACCGACACCAGCGTTGCTGCGGGCATGCTCTACGAATATGCAGTATATGCATATGACGATGACGGACTCCGGTCCCCGCTCAGCAACATCATCAGCGCGCGAAGCCGGGCACCGCAGCGCTACGCAGCACCCGACAACGTGGTTGGTACGTGGAACGCGGACAGCGGCCGCGTGCAGCTCACCTGGAGCTTCGAGGGTCCCCCTTGCCGCTTCATCGTCTACCGCACCGACAGCAACGCTCCCGCGCGCATGTACCACAGTCTCGACAGCGGTGTGCTCGCGTACGAAGACGCCCAGGTCAGCAGCGGCACCTACAAGTATGCTCTCAAGGCCATCTACCCCGACGGAGGAGAATCCGCGCTCAAGTACACTCCCACGGTGACAGTGCCGTAAGGGTAAGCGGAAACTCAATGCGAACCGGGCGACTGCATTGCATTGCTTCGCGGAAGGCGGCGGACTATTTTGTACGCACATCTCGCGCGCCTTTTCACCCCGATGGAGTCGTCTCATGTCCGTCAGTTTCCCGTGCCGTTCCGCAGTTCGTGTCTGTGCAGGAGGGATGCTTCTGCTCTCCATGTTCACTTTCCTCCCGATTTCATCGACTGCCCAGTCGCTGAGCGCCCAGTCGCTGAGTGCCCAGTCGCTGAGCGCCCAGTCGCTGAGCGCCCAGTCGCTGAGCGCCCAGCCGCTGAGCGCCCAGTCGCTGAGCGCCCAGTCGTTCAACGCGCGGGCGTGGTCCCCGGCCCGTTCCGAACTCATCGAAGACATCCTCGCTGCTGTCTCCACCGATACGCTCATGCTGCGCATGCGGGAGCTCTGCGGCGAGGAAGAAATCGAGTTTCAGGGGATCGGCGATACCATAAGGAACCGGCGGGATAATTACGGTGCGAATGACAATCATCTGGCGGCAGATTATCTCATGGCTGTCCTCGCGCGATATGGACTCGAGGTGCGGGACCAGAAGTTCGAGCAGACGGGCAGGAATGTCATCGGACTGCAGCGGGGGAGTGATGCTTCGGGTATGAAATATATCATCTGTGGACATTATGACGCAGCGTACTTCGGCTATCCGGGTGCGGACGACAATGCCAGCGGCACGGCTGCTGTGCTGGAAGCGGCACGCCTTTTGTCGACCTATCCCATGCGGTATGATGTGGAGTACATTCTCTGGGATGCCGAAGAGCGGGGACTCGTGGGCAGCAGGTATTACGCCGAGCAGGCGCGGCTGCAGGGAGACAGCATTCTGGGCGTCATCAATTGCGACATGATCTCATGGGATTCCGACAGCGACTTCAACGCCGCGCTGAATTACAATCAGGATATTGCCGCGCCGCTGATCACCGCCATGCAGCAGGTAAATACGACGTATGCGCTCGGACTCACCCTCGCGGTCAACAAGGAAGCCAGCACGCCCAGCGACAACTATTCCTTCGCGCGTTTCGATTATCCTTCCTTCCTGCTGATTGAGGACTGGACGGATTTCAATCCTTTCTATCACAGCGAGGAAGATCTGCCCGAGAAGGTCAATCCTTTCTTTTTCACACAGATGACGAAAGCCGCGATCGGCACACTCGCACAGCTGGCTGATGTCAGCAACGCGCTCTCGGTCGGGGGTACGCCGCATCCGCTGCCGGAGATCGCACTGCACACGCCATCACCCCATCCCTTCCACGGCCTTACCGCATTGCGTTTCACGCTGCCGCGCGCGCAGCATGTCCGCATCGAGCTATTTGACGCGGTGGGACGTCTCGTGAGCACGATCGCTGACATTGAAGGACGAGAGGGACTGCAGCAGGTGGGTTTCGACGCATCCGCTCTGAATCCCGGTTATTATCTCCTGCGCATGATCACGCCAACCGGAAGTACACAGATCGCCGTGCTGCGGGGGAATTGAGGCATGGGTATTCTCAAGAACATGTTCGGGAAGAAAGCGGAGGTTTCCGAGGAAGAGAACACCCACGAGCTTGAGCAGAAGCTCGAGGAGAGTCGCCTGCGTGAAGCGAGCATGGCCGATGACTGGAGGAAGAGTAAACCGCAGCTTGAACTGCTGGCGCGATTTTTCCGCGGTGCCGATCCCTGGAAGTTCATCGGGAAGGAGCACTGGGAGGATGTCCTCAGCGCGAAACCCGAGCATGTCATCGACAGGCTACGTACACAGGGCGCGCTGGTTCCTGCTCCCGCGGGCATCGCCCTCGCGCTGCGCTACGGCATCGAGGATCTGCGCTACATGCTTTCAGAGCGCGAGCTGCCGGTGGAGGGGACGAAGGAAGAACTGATACGACGCCTGATCGGGAAGGATCCGGATCATGTCCGCACGCTGCATGCCGAGATCAATGTCCTTATGCTTTCTGACGATGCGCGCCGGCAGGTCATCCGATACGTCAAAGCCGAACGTGAGCGCCGCGAGGTGGCCGAGCGCAAGGCGCTTGTCGGATTGCTGCAGCGCGACTATCTGCGTGCCGCGCTTGCAGTGGCGGAATTCCAGGAAGACAGTGTGTTTCCACGTGGAGTGGGACTCGCATTCAACGACGAAGACCAGCGCGTGAATGGGGAATTTCTCCAGCGCCTGTTCGAGAAGACACCGGCGTTACTGGCCGATATTGACGCCGAAAAACTCGACGTCCTGCGTGCTCCCGCAGGCATGGCATTTCTCTGGGGAAAAGACTCCGCCGCTTCATGGATACCGAAAGATTTTGAGCTCGAGTCCTCCTGGACAACGGACACGATCTGCACACTCCTGCAGACGCATACGCGCTACCTGCACGATCTCGACCGCTATCGCGATTCGAAGTACGACAAGTTCGAGATCTGGGCGAAAAACGATGTGCACACATGTGCCTCCTGCCGAAGTCTCAAGGGCGAGCTATATCGGCTCGAAAGCCTCCCCGAACTGCCGCATGCCGACTGCAGCTCCCCGCAGGGCTGCCGCTGCAGCATTGTCGTGTCAGAACACGCCT
The genomic region above belongs to bacterium and contains:
- a CDS encoding M28 family peptidase, whose product is MLLLSMFTFLPISSTAQSLSAQSLSAQSLSAQSLSAQSLSAQPLSAQSLSAQSFNARAWSPARSELIEDILAAVSTDTLMLRMRELCGEEEIEFQGIGDTIRNRRDNYGANDNHLAADYLMAVLARYGLEVRDQKFEQTGRNVIGLQRGSDASGMKYIICGHYDAAYFGYPGADDNASGTAAVLEAARLLSTYPMRYDVEYILWDAEERGLVGSRYYAEQARLQGDSILGVINCDMISWDSDSDFNAALNYNQDIAAPLITAMQQVNTTYALGLTLAVNKEASTPSDNYSFARFDYPSFLLIEDWTDFNPFYHSEEDLPEKVNPFFFTQMTKAAIGTLAQLADVSNALSVGGTPHPLPEIALHTPSPHPFHGLTALRFTLPRAQHVRIELFDAVGRLVSTIADIEGREGLQQVGFDASALNPGYYLLRMITPTGSTQIAVLRGN